The Candidatus Tanganyikabacteria bacterium DNA window CGCAAGCCCAAGCCTCTCACCGATTTTTCCGGCACAACCAGGCCCTCGGATCGCTGCTTGGACCTCTTCGCCCCAGTCCACAAGAAGCCTCCTCTTGGCAAATCACACGCCGGGATGTCCTTGACGCCCGATTTCGCCACCGTCGCGGGCATCGAGATAGGCCACAGCCGCTTCGACGACCGCATCCAGGTCGCGGTCGCCGTGCTGTCGTATCCGGATCTGCAGCTGATGGAACGTGCGGTGGTCGAGCACCGCACCAAGTTCCCCTTCGTGCCCGATCTCCTCTCGTTCCGCGAGGTACCCGCCATCTTGCAGGCCCTCGGCGAGCTGACGCGGCTGCCGGAGATGTTCATGGTGGACGGCCCCGGCGTGGCGCATCCCAAGGGGCTGGGCGTGGCCAGCCACCTCGGCGTGGTCCTGGATATCCCGGCCATCGGGTGCTCCAAGGTCAACGCCGTCGGCAGCTTCGTGCAGCCCGAGGTGAATGCCGGCTCCAGCACGTCCCTGGTGTGGCAGGGCGAGATTATCGGCGTGGTCTATCGCAGCAAGAACCGGGTCGCGCCGCTGTTCGTGTCGAGCGGTCACAAGGTTTCGCGTGATACCGCGGCGAGGCTGGTGCGGGAGGCCTGCCAGGGATACCGGCTCCCGGAACCAACGCGGGTCGCGGCGGGTCTTCTTTCCGAGGCCAAGCAGACCGCGCGGGACGCGGCGCTTGCTGCCGAAACCTGATCTCGGCCACCTTGGGGTAAGATACGGCAACTAAACTCCGAGGCGTCCTCGAACACAGCCCCTGAAAAGATCGCGACATGAAACCTTCTTACAAGACCCGCTGGGCGGTGCTTTTCGCGCTTGCGGCGGCCGTCGGCTGCTCGAGCAGCAGCCCGACCTCGCCCGGAAACGTGGGCGGCAACCTGCCCGCGGCGACCGGGGCCGGCCCCTCACCGAAGACCGACACGACGGTCGAGAAGCTCTCCCTCAAGGGCCAGGTCGTCGACGCCCGTACGGGGACGGCGCTGTCCAAGGCCACCGTGGTGGCGTACCGCATCGCCGAGTTGACGTCCGAGAGCCTTTCCCCGGCCGCCGCTCCGTCGGGGGCGGGTACCGACAGCGCGACCGCCTCGGCGGCTGCGGCCACCCCGGAGCCGGCCCCGGCGCGCCAGGCCGATCGCCCCAGGCCCAAGGGTTCCGCGCCGCCGCCCGTCAAGACGACCGCGGACGATAAGGGGAACTTCGAGATCAAGGATCTCCCGCCCGGCACCTACGCGGTGACGGCCTTCCGCAAGGGCTACGTGGCCGTCTCGTACGTGAGCGGCCGGCCGGCCTCGGGGCGGCTGGACGTGGCCCTGCCACCCCAGGGCGACGGGCCGCCCGGCTACGAGATCCAGGGCAAGGTCTTCAACCTCTCGCGCAAGCCCGGAGCCGGGGTGATGGTCGGCGCCGCGCTCCCGCCGGGCCTGTTTGCCGGTGCGCCGGCTGTGAGCGATGCCGACGGCGGCTTCACGTTGGCCGATCTCCCGGCCGGCAAGCTGCTGCTGGCCGCCTGGACGAACGGCGACGCCGGCGAGTTGCGCACCTGGGGCATCCAGCGCGACGTCAAGATAGCCGAGGGCAAGGACAAGAAGTCGTCTTCGCCGCAGATCACGCTCCGGGCCATCGCCAAGCAGATAGTGCTGGCCGGCAAGGTCGCCGCGCCCAGCAAGGCCATCAAGCCCAGGCAGGTGCAGGTGCTGCTCGCCACCGAGGATGGCACCGAGGTGGCCCTGCTCACGCGCACGCCGGACAAGGACGGCCACTTCCGCTTCGGCCTCCCGGCGCCCGAGGACGGCACCACGTACCATCTGGTCGCGTCGGGCGTCGATTCCGCGGG harbors:
- a CDS encoding endonuclease V — translated: MSLTPDFATVAGIEIGHSRFDDRIQVAVAVLSYPDLQLMERAVVEHRTKFPFVPDLLSFREVPAILQALGELTRLPEMFMVDGPGVAHPKGLGVASHLGVVLDIPAIGCSKVNAVGSFVQPEVNAGSSTSLVWQGEIIGVVYRSKNRVAPLFVSSGHKVSRDTAARLVREACQGYRLPEPTRVAAGLLSEAKQTARDAALAAET